In Aspergillus luchuensis IFO 4308 DNA, chromosome 1, nearly complete sequence, the following are encoded in one genomic region:
- a CDS encoding uncharacterized protein (SECRETED:SignalP(1-22);~antiSMASH:Cluster_1.2) yields MMGHLLMRGWILASLLLQTSVAMTVAVDPAALKVLAKPQALHTELFIFCSFFEGSNTHPIYYRGALVESCPLTLYSVSEGVANTQLKAGTKSLGGFPPALELCIPAFASAKPVLGVFQSYPELFTPCFPKLREHIQRSPCANYCSDRTSPDESFHVLVGCNSHRLFHAAVDHIGSSLYTYGHNYCMPIHTPGLSCSLQNHLCDHGDHCGVYHNMSSNRGRWDDSDRFCLAHSNGQCCQQGSW; encoded by the exons GTCACCTGCTGATGCGAGGATGGATCCTCGCCTCGTTATTGCTGCAAACCAGCGTCGCCATGACAGTGGCCGTTGATCCAGCAGCT CTCAAGGTCCTTGCCAAGCCGCAGGCCTTGCACACCGAGTTATTCAtcttctgttccttcttcGAAGGCAGCAACACCCACCCCATCTATTATCGAGGTGCCCTCGTCGAGTCCTGTCCCCTCACCCTCTACTCCGTCAGTGAGGGAGTCGCCAACACCCAGCTCAAGGCCGGTACCAAGTCGCTCGGCGGCTTCCCACCCGCATTGGAGCTATGTATCCCGGCCTTTGCCTCAGCGAAGCCAGTGCTCGGCGTCTTCCAGAGCTATCCCGAGCTCTTCACTCCCTGTTTCCCTAAACTCCGAGAGCACATTCAGCGCAGTCCCTGCGCCAACTACTGTTCGGACCGGACTTCCCCAGATGAGTCTTTCCACGTCCTTGTCGGCTGCAACAGTCACCGACTCTTCCATGCTGCAGTGGACCACATCGGCAGTTCTCTCTACACGTACGGCCACAATTACTGCATGCCCATCCACACTCCTGGACTGTCCTGCTCCCTCCAGAACCACCTCTGTGACCACGGAGACCATTGTGGTGTCTACCACAATATGTCCAGTAACCGAGGCCGCTGGGATGACTCGGACAGATTCTGTCTCGCCCACAGTAACGGACAGTGCTGCCAACAAGGGTCATGGTAG
- a CDS encoding uncharacterized protein (COG:S;~EggNog:ENOG410Q013;~TransMembrane:1 (o330-350i);~antiSMASH:Cluster_1.2): MTTETAHPPSATVAVGKSAGSMGDSDITTSTILSTRIITVTACPSSVTNCPLRSKTTYASTETLVVGTAVYSVPKITSTKANGSLPSATGVSEVGPSLTTSTILSNRIATVAGCTGDNCSGSPPGGGYVTSETFVVATTVYIVYPDHTSVSAEGVDAVIVPTTSVASHQASNSAGSTPIFVSSGSHFISVGDTTFQGTGSSTGMGAESDVGSAADSSAVSNANSGADRDAVYTTTITVESCSNDGTCTEYGTTITMAQTSNVARPTVSASPYSYTPYSGSESGWNQTAPASSAHVWPQSSHQAGMSTAMTTSTRSASAVSALYTGAASAGFRWSLLQVVGTVIAMLWITFV; encoded by the coding sequence ATGACTACCGAGACCGCACATCCTCCTTCGGCTACTGTGGCGGTTGGTAAGAGCGCAGGTAGCATGGGTGATTCTGACATTACCACTTCGACGATATTGAGCACTCGTATCATTACCGTGACTGCATGCCCTTCTTCTGTGACGAATTGTCCCTTGAGATCAAAGACGACTTATGCGAGCACAGAAACGTTGGTTGTTGGCACAGCTGTGTACTCGGTCCCCAAGATCACAAGCACCAAGGCGAACGGTTCTCTGCCATCCGCCACAGGAGTATCCGAGGTCGGACCATCGCTCACCACTTCTACCATACTGAGCAACCGCATTGCAACAGTCGCGGGATGCACTGGAGATAACTGCAGTGGCTCTCCACCCGGAGGTGGTTATGTCACGTCGGAGACCTTCGTTGTCGCAACGACCGTCTACATCGTATATCCAGATCACACATCCGTTTCGGCCGAAGGAGTTGATGCTGTGATTGTTCCTACGACTTCTGTTGCAAGCCACCAAGCTAGCAACTCAGCCGGTAGCACCCCTATTTTTGTGTCATCTGGATCGCACTTCATCTCTGTTGGCGACACTACCTTTCAGGGTACAGGCTCAAGCACGGGCATGGGTGCGGAATCAGATGTGGGCTCCGCTGCAGACTCCAGCGCAGTGTCCAATGCCAATTCAGGTGCAGACAGAGACGCAGTCTACACCACTACGATTACTGTCGAATCATGCTCCAATGACGGAACCTGTACCGAATACGGCACTACCATCACAATGGCCCAGACCTCCAACGTTGCTCGGCCCACTGTGTCTGCCTCCCCGTATTCGTACACCCCATACTCAGGCTCTGAGTCAGGATGGAACCAGACTGCTCCCGCCTCTTCAGCACATGTGTGGCCCCAGAGCAGTCACCAAGCTGGCATGAGTACAGCCATGACTACTAGtacaagaagcgcaagcgcagTTAGCGCGTTGTATACGGGGGCTGCTTCTGCAGGTTTTCGGTGGTCGTTGCTGCAGGTGGTTGGAACGGTGATAGCGATGCTTTGGATTACTTTCGTATAG
- a CDS encoding uncharacterized protein (COG:H;~EggNog:ENOG410PXDT;~InterPro:IPR008949,IPR000092;~PFAM:PF00348;~SMCOG1182:Polyprenyl synthetase;~TransMembrane:1 (i12-32o);~antiSMASH:Cluster_1.2;~go_process: GO:0008299 - isoprenoid biosynthetic process [Evidence IEA]), giving the protein MAISMEPLQHHLPQTSLVFLVFLAVPITALVWDRILNPLPTTKRAWLVGKKQPSRITSLECPYSYIRQIYGKHHWAPFVDKLAPNLKMDDLPKYQMILEIMDGIHLCLILVDDISDGSNFRKGHPAAHKIYGPSETANRAYYRVTQLLNRTVHEFPHLAPFLMQCLEEILEGQDMSLVWRRDGLASFPVAPNERDEAYRRMASLKTGALFRLLGQLVLENQSMDATMTTVAWCSQLQNDCKNVYSTDYAKAKGALAEDLRNGELSFPIVVALDAPEGHLVARALEYGSPYNIRNALRVIQREDVRSACLWDLKKSSASVKDWLEVWGRKEKMDVKSVKA; this is encoded by the exons ATGGCTATCTCTATGGAGCCCCTCCAGCACCATCTTCCGCAAACGTCGCTggtttttcttgtcttcctgGCCGTCCCGATAACCGCGCTAGTATGGGATCGCATATTGAACCCActcccaacaacaaaacgGGCCTGGCTTGTTGGCAAGAAGCAGCCATCCCGGATCACTTCGTTGGAATGCCCTTACAGCTACATCCGTCAGATCTACGGTAAACATCACTGGGCCCCATTCGTCGACAAGCTGGCGCCCAACCTCAAAATGGATGACCTGCCGAAGTACCAGATGATCCTTGAGATCATGGATGGCATTCACCTCTGCTTAATTCTCGTTGATGAT ATATCGGACGGGAGTAACTTTCGCAAGGGTCATCCCGCTGCGCACAAGATTTATGGCCCTTCAGAGACTGCGAACCGTGCCTACTACCGCGTGACACAACTTCTAAATCGGACCGTCCACGAATTCCCTCATCTTGCACCCTTTCTGATGCAGTGTCTGGAGGAGATATTGGAAGGCCAAGATATGTCCCTTGTTTGGCGAAGGGATGGCCTCGCCAGCTTCCCAGTGGCTCCAAATGAACGGGATGAGGCATATCGCCGAATGGCGTCGCTGAAGACAGGTGCATTGTTTCGCTTGCTTGGTCAGCTGGTACTAGAGAATCAGTCCATGGATGCTACCATGACTACGGTGGC GTGGTGCTCACAGCTGCAAAATGATTGCAAGAATGTGTATTCGACCGATTATGCGAAAGCCAAAGGTGCACTCGCGGAGGACCTACGCAACGGCGAACTTTCATTTCCCATAGTGGTGGCATTGGACGCTCCTGAGGGCCATCTGGTAGCGCGTGCCTTGGAATACGGCTCACCCTATAATATCCGTAATGCTTTACGGGTCATTCAGAGGGAGGACGTGCGTAGCGCCTGTTTGTGGGATTTGAAAAAATCGAGTGCATCTGTGAAGGACTGGCTGGAAGTATGGGGTCGGAAGGAGAAAATGGATGTCAAAAGTGTGAAGGCCTGA
- a CDS encoding FPP/GGPP synthase family protein (COG:H;~EggNog:ENOG410Q248;~InterPro:IPR033749,IPR008949,IPR000092;~PFAM:PF00348;~SMCOG1182:Polyprenyl synthetase;~antiSMASH:Cluster_1.2;~go_process: GO:0008299 - isoprenoid biosynthetic process [Evidence IEA]), with protein MFNPATPDAWKMNTPYFPFVSSGLFPASAPSSPTNLDAEAASSQQSEASYLDKEKIVRGPLDYLLKSPGKDIRRKFIHAFNEWLRIPEDKLNIITEIVGLLHTASLLIDDIQDNSKLRRGLPVAHSIFGIAQTINSANYAYFLAQERLRELNHPETYEIYTEELLRLHRGQGMDLYWRDCLTCPTEEDYIEMIANKTGGLFRLAIKLMQLESETKSNVIELADLLGVIFQIRDDYQNLQSGLYTKNKGFCEDLTEGKFSFLIIHSINSNPNNHHLLNILRQRSEDDSVKKYAVEYINSTGSFDYCRERLASLLEEADHMVKKLENEAGQSKGIYDILSFLS; from the exons ATGTTCAACCCGGCTACGCCTGATGCCTGGAAGATGAATACTCCTTACTTTCCATTTGTTTCTTCCGGGTTATTTCCTGCATCGGCACCCTCGTCGCCCACCAACTTAGATGCCGAAGCTGCCAGTTCCCAACAATCGGAAGCAAGCTATCTGGATAAGGAGAAG ATTGTCCGAGGGCCACTTGACTATCTTCTGAAATCCCCAGGAAAAGACATTCGTCGGAAGTTTATCCACGCCTTCAATGAATGGCTACGCATTCCTGAGGACAAGTTGAACATTATCACGGAAATTGTTGGATTGCTTCACACAGCCTCCCTTCT AATAGACGATATTCAGGACAATTCTAAGCTTCGACGCGGCCTCCCAGTGGCCCACAGCATTTTTGGTATTGCGCAAACAATCAACTCGGCCAACTATGCGTACTTTCTGGCTCAGGAAAGGCTCCGCGAACTGAATCATCCCGAAACGTACGAAATATACACCGAGGAACTGCTCCGTCTGCACCGCGGTCAAGGTATGGATTTATACTGGCGGGACTGCCTGACCTGTCCCACAGAGGAGGACTATATTGAGATGATCGCGAACAAGACTGGTGGCCTTTTCCGACTGGCTATTAAGCTTATGCAGTTGGAAAGCGAAACGAAAAG CAATGTCATCGAACTAGCAGACTTGTTGGGGGTGATCTTTCAGATTCGGGATGATTATCAAAACTTACAGAGTGGACTATACACCAAGAACAAGGGATTTTGCGAGGATTTGACGGAGGGCAAGTTCTCCTTTCTGATTATCCATAGTATCAACAGTAACCCGAATAATCACCATCTGCTGAATATACTACGGCAGCGGAGCGAGGACGATTCGGTGAAGAAGTATGCCGTTGAGTATATCAACTCGACGGGTAGTTTTGACTACTGCCGGGAACGGCTCGCTTCCTTGTTGGAAGAAGCGGATCATATGGTCAAGAAATTGGAGAATGAGGCTGGGCAGTCAAAGGGGATCTACGACATTCTGAGCTTTCTGTCGTGA